The sequence CGGGGATCGGGAATTCCAGTGGGAAAGGGTGAGCGGGGATCGGGAATTCCAAAGGGAAAGGGTGAGCAGGGATCGGGAATTCCCCTGGGAATGGGTGAGCGGGGATCGGGAATTCCCATGGGAGAAGTTGGGATTTGGAATTCCCTTGGGAAGGGTTGGGTCTGGAATTCCCGTGGGGGAGAGTTGGGATCTGAAATTCCCTTGGGAAGCAGTGAGTCTGGGATGTGCCAACTGGAATTCCCTTTGGAATTCTGGGATGTGCCAGccttcccaaaatcctgccTCCCACGtggcaggaattcctggctggaacTGTGGAATCCTCCCAGATAACATCCAGAATCTTGGATAATCCAGAATTCCCAGTGGATATATCTGGGAATTCTGTCACTTCCTTGGATAATTTCCATAACTGATAATTCCCAGAATTTCCATAATTGATAATCCCTGATAATTCCCAGTGGATaaatctgggaattctgctggaaaatcccttttcttccccccaGAGTGTTCCCGATGTCCTGCAGGGactttctccaggggaaagaaCGAGAACTGCCAACCTTGGACCAAGTAGGAATtcctttttgggggaaaaaactcattttttgggaaaaatctcttctgggtgaggaaaaaaatcgggtttttggggaaaaaaatcccctctgggggaggaaaaaaaatcggTTTTTGTAGGGATAAAATCCTACATTTGCAGGGATAAAATCCTGCATTTGTAGGGATAAAATCCCAAGGGGATAAAGCACAGATTGGGATTGCAGGGATGGGATTTAGAAACACATTCCATGttggaaaaacctctggaatttcttttccagctgcagcactTTGGGGAAGAGCACGCTCCGGGCTGGCACGGGCGAAGAGGATGCCCAGTGCGGCACGGAATTCCCGGAAAACAGGAGGCCCTTTCCCACGGAATTCCCGGAAAACAGGGCTTCCTCTGCCAcggaattcccaggaaaaagggCTTCCTCTGCCACGGAATTCCCAGAAAACAGGGATCCCTTTCCCACGGAATTCCCAGAAAACAGGGATCCCTTTCCCACGGAATTCCCAGAAAACGGCTCTAGAGCTTCCAGCCCTAGGGAGATCCCCGTGGTCTGTCGGGATCCCGGCGTTCCCACGGAGCCGGGATGGGGTAAGGACGGGCAGGGAAccagctgggatgggaattccCGTTTTGTCTGAATCCTTTTCTGCATTTCACACAACATTCCAGGATCCCATATTCCATGAAAAGCTGCTTTCCTGGAATGGGAAATCCCGTTTTGTCTGAATCCTTTTCTGCATTTCACACAACATTCCAGGATCCCAGattcctgggaattcccattttctcagaattcccattttctcAGAAATCCTTTCTGTATTTCCCACATTCCAGGATCCCACATCTCCCTGGCATTCCCAGAGTTCTGGATTCTCCCTCTGGAATCTGGGAGCTCCATGCAGCACCAGGAATCTTTgttttttagggaatttttccCTTCCCATTCCAGGCTCTttatccctgctcctgctgtgcctgctcctgctgctggtgagTGGAATTTCCATCCTGCTCCTGATCGTCCAGGCAGTACGGAAAAAATCCCGGAATGGGCCTGCCAGGAGCGGCCAGCACAGTGAGTGCCTTTTTCTGGGAtcaaaatcctggaaaaaacaaTCCAGAGATTCCCTTTTTCTGGGATCAAAATCTTGGAAAATTTAATCCAGTGAGTTCCCCTTTTTCTGGGataaaaatcctggaaaatttGATCCAGTGAGTTCCTTTTTCTGGGATCAAAATCCTGGAAAAGTAAATCCAGAGATTCCCTTTTTCTGGGATCAAAatgttggaaaaaaattaatccaatGGCAAAACTGAGCTCTAAAATCAGGATCAAGTGGGAAGACAGAGTTTAAAGCCAGGTGTAAGTGACCGAACTGAGCCTGAAATTGGGATTAAGTGGCAAAAGGAGCCCGCGGCGAGGCCGAAGGCCGGGGGAGCCCCGTTCCCTGATTGTTCCCTGATCCCGAAcaattccctgttttccagagGGGAGCAGCTGCCGGATCCCCATCCAGGAAGAGCAGATCGACTCCAACTCCAGCCTCATCAAAAACTGACTCGGCTTTTGGTTCTCCTGCATCCCATCCTGGGACTAATCAGGGATTAGTTAGGAGCTAATTGGAGGCTGCTTTAACTCCTTCATTAACTCAACAGCTCCCTTTGGAATTcgggagaattcctgagggaattttgtgggggtttttttccctttgggaaAATCTTTGAGCTCTAAAACCAGGATTAAGTGGCAAAACTGAGCTCTAAAATTGGGATTAAGTGACAGATCTGAGCTCTAAAATCAGGATTAACTCAATCCACACTTCCTGAAATGAATTTTCCCTCTCTAATTGCTTTTCCACAAATTTGGCAAGGGAATTTTTCGGGAGGAAATCCCAAACTCTGGAATGTCTGGGGGGAGCCCGAAGCCTCCTTTGGCTGAATTTGGAACATACCCTTGAAAATTCCacaaaaatggattttattaaGTA comes from Lonchura striata isolate bLonStr1 chromosome 24, bLonStr1.mat, whole genome shotgun sequence and encodes:
- the TNFRSF4 gene encoding tumor necrosis factor receptor superfamily member 4, with product MAPARMAWSLPAFCWLLAVPAPAWLGSACPERQYRFHERCCSDCAPGERMRSRCTASADTICSPCQDGYFSSQHHHGFCHSCTVCNAWKGSVEVKPCEKTSDRICACRAGFQPARGTPGIPLGKECSRCPAGTFSRGKNENCQPWTNCSTLGKSTLRAGTGEEDAQASSATEFPENRDPFPTEFPENRDPFPTEFPENGSRASSPREIPVVCRDPGVPTEPGWGSLSLLLLCLLLLLVSGISILLLIVQAVRKKSRNGPARSGQHKGSSCRIPIQEEQIDSNSSLIKN